One genomic window of Vicugna pacos chromosome 18, VicPac4, whole genome shotgun sequence includes the following:
- the CPSF4 gene encoding cleavage and polyadenylation specificity factor subunit 4 isoform X2, with product MQEIIASVDHIKFDLEIAVEQQLGAQPLPFPGMDKSGAAVCEFFLKAACGKGGMCPFRHISGEKTVVCKHWLRGLCKKGDQCEFLHEYDMTKMPECYFYSKFGECSNKECPFLHIDPESKIKDCPWYDRGFCKHGPLCRHRHTRRVICVNYLVGFCPEGPSCKFMHPRFELPMGTTEQPPLPQQTQPPAKQRAPQVIGVMQSQNSSAGNRGPRPLEQVTCYKCGEKGHYANRCTKGHLAFLSGQ from the exons aTGCAGGAAATCATCGCCAGCGTGGACCACATCAAGTTCGACTTGGAGATCGCGGTGGAGCAGCAGCTCGGGGCGCAGCCGCTGCCCTTCCCCGGCATGGACA AGTCGGGGGCTGCTGTCTGTGAGTTCTTTTTGAAGGCTGCCTGTGGCAAAG GGGGCATGTGCCCGTTCCGCCACATCAGCGGCGAGAAGACCGTTGTGTGCAAACACTGGCTGCGGGGGCTGTGCAAGAAGGGGGACCAGTGCGAGTTCCTGCACGAGTACGACATGACCAAGATGCCCGAGTGCTACTTCTACTCCAAGTTCG GGGAGTGTAGCAACAAGGAGTGTCCCTTCCTGCACATCGACCccgagtccaagatcaaggactGTCCTTGGTACGACCGTGGCTTCTGCAAGCACG GCCCCCTGTGCAGGCACCGGCACACGCGGAGAGTCATCTGTGTGAATTACCTCGTGGGCTTCTGCCCGGAGGGGCCCTCGTGTAAATTTATGCA CCCTCGATTTGAACTGCCGATGGGAACCACCGAGCAGCCCCCACTGCCACAGCAGACGCAGCCACCTGCAAAG CAGAGAGCCCCGCAGGTCATCGGGGTCATGCAGAGTCAAAACAGCAGCGCAGGCAACCGGGGACCCCGGCCGCTGGAGCAGGTCACCTGTTACAAG TGTGGTGAAAAAGGACACTACGCCAACAGATGCACCAAAGGGCACTTGGCCTTTCTCAGTGGACAGTGA
- the CPSF4 gene encoding cleavage and polyadenylation specificity factor subunit 4 isoform X3 — MQEIIASVDHIKFDLEIAVEQQLGAQPLPFPGMDKSGAAVCEFFLKAACGKGGMCPFRHISGEKTVVCKHWLRGLCKKGDQCEFLHEYDMTKMPECYFYSKFGECSNKECPFLHIDPESKIKDCPWYDRGFCKHGPLCRHRHTRRVICVNYLVGFCPEGPSCKFMHPRFELPMGTTEQPPLPQQTQPPAKRAPQVIGVMQSQNSSAGNRGPRPLEQVTCYKCGEKGHYANRCTKGHLAFLSGQ; from the exons aTGCAGGAAATCATCGCCAGCGTGGACCACATCAAGTTCGACTTGGAGATCGCGGTGGAGCAGCAGCTCGGGGCGCAGCCGCTGCCCTTCCCCGGCATGGACA AGTCGGGGGCTGCTGTCTGTGAGTTCTTTTTGAAGGCTGCCTGTGGCAAAG GGGGCATGTGCCCGTTCCGCCACATCAGCGGCGAGAAGACCGTTGTGTGCAAACACTGGCTGCGGGGGCTGTGCAAGAAGGGGGACCAGTGCGAGTTCCTGCACGAGTACGACATGACCAAGATGCCCGAGTGCTACTTCTACTCCAAGTTCG GGGAGTGTAGCAACAAGGAGTGTCCCTTCCTGCACATCGACCccgagtccaagatcaaggactGTCCTTGGTACGACCGTGGCTTCTGCAAGCACG GCCCCCTGTGCAGGCACCGGCACACGCGGAGAGTCATCTGTGTGAATTACCTCGTGGGCTTCTGCCCGGAGGGGCCCTCGTGTAAATTTATGCA CCCTCGATTTGAACTGCCGATGGGAACCACCGAGCAGCCCCCACTGCCACAGCAGACGCAGCCACCTGCAAAG AGAGCCCCGCAGGTCATCGGGGTCATGCAGAGTCAAAACAGCAGCGCAGGCAACCGGGGACCCCGGCCGCTGGAGCAGGTCACCTGTTACAAG TGTGGTGAAAAAGGACACTACGCCAACAGATGCACCAAAGGGCACTTGGCCTTTCTCAGTGGACAGTGA
- the CPSF4 gene encoding cleavage and polyadenylation specificity factor subunit 4 isoform X1, which yields MQEIIASVDHIKFDLEIAVEQQLGAQPLPFPGMDKSGAAVCEFFLKAACGKGGMCPFRHISGEKTVVCKHWLRGLCKKGDQCEFLHEYDMTKMPECYFYSKFGECSNKECPFLHIDPESKIKDCPWYDRGFCKHGPLCRHRHTRRVICVNYLVGFCPEGPSCKFMHPRFELPMGTTEQPPLPQQTQPPAKQSNNPPLQRSSSLIQLTSQNSSPNQQRAPQVIGVMQSQNSSAGNRGPRPLEQVTCYKCGEKGHYANRCTKGHLAFLSGQ from the exons aTGCAGGAAATCATCGCCAGCGTGGACCACATCAAGTTCGACTTGGAGATCGCGGTGGAGCAGCAGCTCGGGGCGCAGCCGCTGCCCTTCCCCGGCATGGACA AGTCGGGGGCTGCTGTCTGTGAGTTCTTTTTGAAGGCTGCCTGTGGCAAAG GGGGCATGTGCCCGTTCCGCCACATCAGCGGCGAGAAGACCGTTGTGTGCAAACACTGGCTGCGGGGGCTGTGCAAGAAGGGGGACCAGTGCGAGTTCCTGCACGAGTACGACATGACCAAGATGCCCGAGTGCTACTTCTACTCCAAGTTCG GGGAGTGTAGCAACAAGGAGTGTCCCTTCCTGCACATCGACCccgagtccaagatcaaggactGTCCTTGGTACGACCGTGGCTTCTGCAAGCACG GCCCCCTGTGCAGGCACCGGCACACGCGGAGAGTCATCTGTGTGAATTACCTCGTGGGCTTCTGCCCGGAGGGGCCCTCGTGTAAATTTATGCA CCCTCGATTTGAACTGCCGATGGGAACCACCGAGCAGCCCCCACTGCCACAGCAGACGCAGCCACCTGCAAAG CAAAGTAACAATCCGCCATTACAAAGGTCGTCCTCCTTGATCCAGTTAACGAGTCAGAACTCTTCTCCCAATCAGCAGAGAGCCCCGCAGGTCATCGGGGTCATGCAGAGTCAAAACAGCAGCGCAGGCAACCGGGGACCCCGGCCGCTGGAGCAGGTCACCTGTTACAAG TGTGGTGAAAAAGGACACTACGCCAACAGATGCACCAAAGGGCACTTGGCCTTTCTCAGTGGACAGTGA
- the ATP5MF gene encoding ATP synthase subunit f, mitochondrial → MASIVPLKEKRLLDVKLGELPSWILMRDFTPRGIAGAFQRGYYRYYNKYVNVKKGSVAGLSMVLAAYVLFNYCRCYKELKHERLRKYH, encoded by the exons ATGGCGTCAATTG TACCACTGAAGGAGAAGAGGCTCCTGGATGTCAAATTAGGGGAGCTGCCAAGCTGGATACTGATGCGGGATTTCACCCCTAGAGGCATTGCTGGAGCGTTTCAAAGAG GTTACTACCGGTATTACAACAAGTACGTCAACGTGAAGAAAGGGAGCGTCGCGGGGCTTTCCATGGTGCTGGCAGCTTACGTGCTTTTCAACTACTGCCGCTGTTACAAGGAGCTCA AACATGAGCGGCTGCGCAAGTACCACTGA